Genomic window (Candidatus Nitrosocosmicus franklandus):
GAGGAGTGTCTAAATATTCCAAAAGCATAGTCAAAAACTTTCTTTCATAATTACTTGGATTTAATACCTTATCGTGATAGATGTAAATACTGCTAATACGGAAAATTGAGAGAGTTCTTGATAATTGAAAAACTTTTATTGTCCTATCTATATTGGTTTTTGTTCCATAGAGATATGAATCTGGAATTGCCACATTGTACTTTAGAGTTCGCACTACCCTTCACTTAGCAATTCGTTAACTGCACCTTCCAAGTAACCTTCTGAACCAAAAAAACTATAACGTAGAATACCCTTCTTATCAATGATAATTGAAGAAGGCGTACCACGTAATCGGTATTTTTCAAAGGTCAAAGGAGAATATTGTTTGTTAGCCAAATAATCACGCACTCTTTGAGTTATATCATTCTTGTCTTTGACCGAATATGCAGAGAAATCAGGAACATAAATTTTGATAAAATTATCAATCATTTGATCAGTAACTTCTGTAGGCATTTTAATAATCTTATCCTGTGCGACAGGAAATGGAATTTTATAATATAACTTGTCACTATCGATTAACTTTCCATGTTGTTTCAATGCTTTATACGTTTCTCCTATTACTTTGCCTTCCGAAATTAGGTACTTCAAATTTTCGACCGTATTTTTATCGTAATCTTCAAATGCGGTAGCAATCCCTATAATCTTTAGGTCCTTATCTTTAAAATTTTCATATAGGTTCACCACTTGAGGCAATCCGTATAGAAAGCAACCTGGACAGTTTACCTGAAATACTTCAATTACAATTACATTGCCCAATAACTGATCAATGTTGGTAGGCGACCCCTGCACCCATTCAGATACTTCGAGGTTTGGGGCTTTGGATCCAATTTCGAGAGACATTAGAAATCATATTCTTATCTAGTCAGAATTATTTAAACAATAGGTACATTAAATAAAAGTTTTTATGGAGTTACCCAAATTTTAAGTCTGCGTATTTTTATTTTGAACCTGTTTGGCATAATTTTCTATTTCCTCAGTTGACATCATTCGCAATTTTTTAGTTTTGGAATCTATCACTGCCAATCTTATGTGTTTTGTTCCTGTTTTTTCTTCGCTTACCATGAAAATTGATTCGATTGCAAGAATACAAGCTTGTTCCAGGCTAATGTCATTTCTATAATTTTTCTCCAAATGTTCAGTAACCTGTTCACTACCCGCTCCTATTGCTACTGCATCGTATCCAATGTATGTCCCACTTGGATCAGTAAGATATAGACCAATTCCATTCTTATCAACTCCTGCAAGTATCAAAGCTACCCCAAAGGGTCTTGCTCCCGCATACTGTGTATATTGCTGAGCCATGTCTGCTAAATTCTTGGCCACTCCTTCAACATCGACTACCTCATCGTAAATCAATCTGTTACTTTGTGCGAAAAATCTTGCATGATCTACTTGAGTTCTAGCATCAGGAATATAACCTGCTGCTGCAAGTCCTATATGATCGTCTATTTGAAATATCTTTTGAGTTACATTTGAAATTTGTAATTTTCTAGTTTTCTCTTCAACTGCTAAAATAACACCATCTGTGCTTTTTATCCCCAAAGCGAGAGTTCCTCTCCTAACTGTTTCTATAGCATATTCTACCTGATATAATCGACCATCAGGAGAGAAAACAGTAATTCCCCTATCATAACCTGCTGCTGCTGGTAACAATTCAACTAAACTACTTGTAAATCTTTATTTATAGTTACCTTATTCAAAAAATAAACGATTAATTATACTTACCTCATGATCTCATTATCTAGTTGATAACAGAGGAAATAAGATTTTTTGGTCATAAAAATATCCTTTCCACCCATCCTCGAACATTAGAAATAACAAAAGAGGAGAATTTGACATTGAACGGAGATTGC
Coding sequences:
- the psmA gene encoding archaeal proteasome endopeptidase complex subunit alpha codes for the protein MLPAAAGYDRGITVFSPDGRLYQVEYAIETVRRGTLALGIKSTDGVILAVEEKTRKLQISNVTQKIFQIDDHIGLAAAGYIPDARTQVDHARFFAQSNRLIYDEVVDVEGVAKNLADMAQQYTQYAGARPFGVALILAGVDKNGIGLYLTDPSGTYIGYDAVAIGAGSEQVTEHLEKNYRNDISLEQACILAIESIFMVSEEKTGTKHIRLAVIDSKTKKLRMMSTEEIENYAKQVQNKNTQT
- a CDS encoding peroxiredoxin family protein, with translation MSLEIGSKAPNLEVSEWVQGSPTNIDQLLGNVIVIEVFQVNCPGCFLYGLPQVVNLYENFKDKDLKIIGIATAFEDYDKNTVENLKYLISEGKVIGETYKALKQHGKLIDSDKLYYKIPFPVAQDKIIKMPTEVTDQMIDNFIKIYVPDFSAYSVKDKNDITQRVRDYLANKQYSPLTFEKYRLRGTPSSIIIDKKGILRYSFFGSEGYLEGAVNELLSEG